From Solwaraspora sp. WMMD1047, the proteins below share one genomic window:
- a CDS encoding SGNH/GDSL hydrolase family protein translates to MTTVPAQAARADAPYAALGDSYSSGVGGGAPYLDPPCDRSAGSYPELYAENQGIGSFDFAACSGATTADVRATQLGVLGPDTALVTVTVGGDDLGFSAGLKICIEGTDDDCRKVAGTAIDTIVTTLPTSLTGTYRAILAAAPYARLVVLGYPRLFEETDACRGLPMDATKRKLINVVAMALNAAIKTAVAEIQARVTPVYVPVDPYFNGHRLCDPAPWINGLGSDGPFHPNATGYRNGYLAALTRAIG, encoded by the coding sequence GTGACGACCGTTCCTGCCCAGGCCGCCCGCGCCGATGCCCCGTACGCGGCGCTCGGCGACTCGTACTCCTCCGGGGTCGGCGGCGGTGCGCCCTACCTCGACCCGCCCTGCGACCGCAGCGCCGGCTCCTACCCCGAGCTGTACGCCGAAAACCAGGGCATCGGCTCGTTCGACTTCGCCGCCTGCAGCGGGGCGACCACCGCCGACGTGCGCGCCACCCAACTCGGTGTGCTGGGACCCGACACCGCCCTGGTCACCGTCACCGTCGGCGGCGACGACCTGGGCTTCAGCGCCGGCCTCAAGATCTGCATCGAAGGCACCGACGACGACTGCCGCAAGGTGGCGGGGACCGCCATCGACACGATCGTCACCACCCTGCCGACGAGCCTGACCGGCACCTACCGGGCGATCCTGGCCGCCGCCCCGTACGCCCGGCTCGTCGTGCTCGGCTATCCGCGGCTCTTCGAGGAGACCGACGCCTGTCGCGGCCTGCCGATGGACGCGACCAAGCGCAAACTGATCAACGTGGTGGCGATGGCCCTGAACGCCGCGATAAAGACGGCGGTCGCCGAGATCCAGGCCCGGGTGACCCCGGTCTACGTCCCGGTCGACCCGTACTTCAACGGCCACCGGCTCTGCGACCCGGCACCGTGGATCAACGGCCTCGGTTCCGACGGCCCCTTCCACCCGAACGCGACCGGCTACCGCAACGGCTACCTGGCCG